A window of Daphnia pulicaria isolate SC F1-1A chromosome 10, SC_F0-13Bv2, whole genome shotgun sequence contains these coding sequences:
- the LOC124314795 gene encoding uncharacterized protein LOC124314795, with product MKFKIACVLLLAVAVQTQFIGGYTGYPSLLPAATSMQWLPQGQPFPSIFNPVYPHQFVNYRGIAVGSAGAPWYFYNPSASYPQTVQVSADVKDAGANTGAAGSTRTRRQIQLRYGSGRRGRSLNAEMIEPETSPDTQWKSVDSAPSRTKRQIQLRYGSGRRGRSLNEMVEPETDGRDYESVTFNDPSRAKRQLQLHRKGFGVFRRGRSLNEPVQFELDRAKRQILLRYRSSARRRLHGRSLDTLWTTA from the exons ATGAAGTTTAAG ATCGCTTGCGTTTTGCTGCTCGCTGTGGCCGTTCAAACCCAGTTTATCGGCGGTTACACTGGCTACCCATCACTGCTACCCGCTGCTACCTCCATGCAGTGGCTCCCACAGGGCCAGCCATTCCCGTCCATTTTCAATCCCGTTTATCCCCATCAATTTGTCAACTATCGTGGAATTGCTGTAGGTAGCGCCGGCGCTCCTTGGTATTTCTACAATCCTTCTGCATCCTATCCGCAAACTGTTCAAGTCTCTGCCGATGTCAAAGACGCCGGTGCTAATACTGGGGCTGCAGGTTCGACCCGCACTCGGCGCCAAATTCAACTGCGTTATGGTAGTGGAAGGCGTGGGCGCAGTTTGAATGCTGAAATGATTGAACCAGAGACATCACCTGACACTCAATGGAAGAGCGTCGACTCCGCCCCATCCCGCACCAAGCGTCAAATTCAATTGCGTTATGGCAGTGGAAGGCGTGGACGTAGTTTGAATGAAATGGTTGAACCCGAGACTGATGGAAGAGACTACGAGAGCGTCACTTTTAACGATCCATCCCGAGCAAAGCGTCAACTTCAACTACATAGGAAAGGCTTCGGCGTCTTTAGAAGAGGCCGAAGTTTGAATGAACCTgttcaatttgaattagaCCGCGCAAAGCGTCAAATTCTGTTGCGCTACAGGAGCAGCGCTAGAAGGAGACTGCACGGAAGAAGCTTGGACACCCTCTGGACTACGGCCTAA
- the LOC124314751 gene encoding putative gustatory receptor 28b gives MSIFEQLRPFVSLCQACGMMPFTIEQNLITNKFEKFTFSFRHLTTWWFFLVLFVLHPALFFVSGYIAKDAPPDLLLGKDMPITVNIMLLVTTMCFIVELLLSRWIILHYRQLRNAIEAVQEVEQLLGKKFISQHQSSVTTRFVIGFILIISVSVGCVIANEPAYEALLPKNVNVFLMTLVYFVLVLIFVLFQCTYLLFYMCYYVIAHYVQLLLHSDVKERRIISLKAKESNDVMRRNVLIFDYLCRASQELNGIFSVPILILLTSKFISVVAFAFAYIYNKFIRYDDMLENHSLMFASMFFVYWIQIFVLLTAADMPANQVRLLRERVTAISSSGLSQSLDVKLLAMTSLVQIDEKRVRLSAAGLFEVGVHLIPTLAGAVVTYMVILLDT, from the exons ATGTCAATTTTTGAGCAGCTACGCCCATTCGTCAGCCTCTGCCAAGCGTGTGGCATGATGCCTTTCACCATCGAACAAAATTTAATAACCAACAAATTTGagaaatttacattttcttttagacACCTTACTACGTGGTGGTTTTTTCTAGTTTTGTTTGTATTGCACCCCGCATTATTTTTCGTTTCGGGGTACATAGCCAAGGATGCACCACCCGATTTATTGTTGGGCAAAGACATGCCCATCACCGTTAACATTATGTTATTGGTAACAACGATGTGTTTCATCGTTGAATTGTTATTATCCCGCTGGATCATCCTCCACTACCGTCAACTTCGAAATGCTATCGAAGCTGTGCAAGAAGTTGAACaacttttgggaaaaaaatttatttcgcagCACCAGAGCTCCGTAACGACACGATTTGTCATCGGCTTCATTCTCATCATTTCAGTG TCCGTAGGTTGTGTGATTGCGAATGAACCGGCATATGAAGCGTTGCTCCCGAAAAATGTGAACGTCTTCTTAATGACACTTGTGTATTTCGTGCTGGTGCTTATCTTCGTGTTGTTTCAATGCACGTATCTTTTGTTCTATATGTGCTATTACGTCATCGCTCACTACGTGCAACTATTACTACACTCGGACGTGAAAGAACGGCGAATTATTTCCTTAAAAGC GAAGGAGAGTAACGATGTTATGAGAAGAaacgttttaatttttgattatcTTTGTCGAGCCTCACAAGAATTAAATGGGATTTTTTCCGTCCCCATTTTAATTCTGTTGACGTCGAAATTCATCTCGGTCGTCGCCTTTGCCTTCGCTTACATTTACAACAAATTTATTCGTTATGACGACATGTTAGAGAATCACTCCTTGATGTTTGCTTCTATGTTCTTTGTTTACTGGATCcaaatttttgttcttctcaCCGCTGCCGACATGCCAGCTAATCAG GTTCGGCTTCTCCGCGAAAGGGTTACCGCAATATCCTCTTCCGGTTTGTCTCAATCGTTGGACGTAAAATTATTA GCAATGACTTCCCTGGTGCAGATTGATGAAAAACGGGTCCGTTTATCTGCCGCTGGGCTGTTTGAAGTTGGTGTGCATCTTATTCCGACT TTGGCAGGTGCTGTGGTGACCTACATGGTTATTCTCCTTGACACTTAA
- the LOC124314856 gene encoding uncharacterized protein LOC124314856: protein MNYLIALPLLAAAVLAAPLYPADVFHGELSPFAYSAYQPAFYNQAFAPHFGYNYFSPSPHFSDYAAPIVSVAAPITYTAPAPITQYVRVPVVAPQVKYVEVPVPTPVVETKVVPEVKTVVVTKVVESAPAPAPAPVQLDSRESAESVEVDSKED, encoded by the exons ATGAACTACTTG ATCGCTCTTCCTTTGCTCGCTGCTGCCGTCTTGGCCGCTCCCCTGTATCCAGCGGATGTCTTCCATGGAGAACTGTCCCCGTTCGCCTACTCCGCCTATCAACCGGCCTTCTATAACCAAGCTTTCGCTCCCCATTTCGGCTACAATTACTTTAGTCCGAGTCCTCACTTTTCCGACTATGCCGCACCAATCGTTTCCGTTGCAGCACCAATCACTTACACTGCGCCAGCCCCAATCACTCAGTATGTTCGTGTGCCTGTAGTTGCTCCTCAAGTCAAATATGTTGAAGTCCCTGTCCCTACTCCGGTCGTTGAAACGAAAGTTGTTCCCGAAGTTAAAACTGTCGTCGTAACTAAAGTTGTTGAATCTGCTCCCGCTCCCGCTCCAGCTCCAGTCCAGCTTGATTCTCGGGAATCGGCCGAGTCTGTTGAAGTTGATTCAAAGGAAGATTAG
- the LOC124314852 gene encoding uncharacterized protein LOC124314852: protein MKRVVTIICFSIGVSHAQLMRNYNEHHRHQLLTDASAAPPIIGQANYFIPIANNYHDLGGKVINSWSYFQPVLVAYTDHRDLHVEDVLPAVAPVANLLVEPFRVQGDVLAKAAVVTAKAAKVADPVRMKRKNILRYRNGEFRPRLCSPRLCLSVRPPA, encoded by the exons ATGAAGCGAGTG GTCACTATTATTTGTTTCTCGATCGGAGTCTCCCATGCCCAGTTGATGAGGAATTATAATGAGCATCACCGTCATCAGTTGCTAACCGACGCTTCAGCGGCGCCACCGATCATTGGCCAGGCCAATTATTTCATCCCGATTGCCAACAACTACCACGACTTGGGAGGTAAAGTAATTAACTCTTGGAGTTACTTCCAGCCAGTCCTTGTTGCCTACACCGATCACCGAGACCTGCACGTCGAAGACGTGTTGCCCGCTGTCGCTCCTGTTGCTAACTTGTTGGTAGAACCCTTCCGTGTCCAGGGTGACGTGTTGGCCAAGGCCGCTGTCGTTACTGCCAAGGCCGCCAAAGTTGCCGATCCTGTCCGCATGAAGCGCAAAAACATTTTGCGATACAGGAATGGCGAATTCAGACCTAGGCTCTGCTCACCCCGGCTATGCCTGTCCGTGAGACCACCTGCTTGA
- the LOC124314783 gene encoding putative gustatory receptor 28b has product MVEDMPSEYIPAVRKHVIAAILSPLIASISVLVSNPTIFNSKIQTAGLAFAVLNVISRCIMIVMVMGSFLLCYLCYYIVSCYIRLIILNLERPQRLPEVEMLVEKVSETRKTAWIPVMDTRKQKLKNSQRMFGYLCEALVEMNQAFSFPVLIFLTLRLISSAFSLYVAISGLLNANNLIFRALVPAFAMISIVGLFGILIVFRAADLPIIEMRGLRERIFSILNEEKDLDMDMELKAVAFLQDISEERVRLSAAGLFSVGMNVVPSLTAAIITYLIILLQTKLV; this is encoded by the exons ATGGTGGAGGACATGCCATCAGAGTACATCCCCGCTGTGCGGAAACATGTCATTGCGGCCATCCTTTCCCCATTGATTGCT AGCATTTCCGTGCTGGTTTCAAATCCtacaattttcaattcgaaaaTTCAAACTGCTGGATTGGCCTTTGCTgttttaaatgtaatttcCCGATGCATCATGATTGTAATGGTAATGGGCTCTTTTTTGCTCTGTTACCTTTGCTATTATATTGTCTCTTGCTACATTCGGCTGATCATCTTGAACTTGGAACGACCGCAACGGCTTCCGGAAGTGGAAATGCTTGTTGAAAAGGTCtcggaaacaagaaaaactgcTTG GATTCCTGTGATGGATACAAGGAAACAAAAACTGAAGAACAGCCAAAGAATGTTTGGATATTTGTGCGAGGCGCTCGTCGAAATGAATCAAGCATTTTCATTCCCCGTATTAATCTTCTTAACGCTAAGGTTGATTTCATCAGCGTTTAGTCTCTACGTTGCCATTAGCGGACTCTTGAACGCCAATAATTTAATCTTTCGAGCTTTGGTTCCTGCGTTTGCCATGATATCCATCGTTGGTCTTTTTGGTATTCTAATCGTTTTCAGAGCTGCTGATTTGCCCATCATTGAG ATGCGAGGACTTCGCGAGAGGATCTTTagcattttgaacgaagaaaaAGATCTTGACATGGATATGGAATTGAAG GCGGTGGCATTTCTCCAAGATATTTCCGAGGAAAGAGTTCGATTGTCAGCTGCAGGACTTTTCTCGGTCGGCATGAATGTCGTACCATCC TTGACTGCGGCGATTATAACTTACCTTATTATCTTACTTCAAACCAAACTGGTTTAG
- the LOC124314833 gene encoding uncharacterized protein LOC124314833, which yields MNFLFLLPLLVAAGMTVPIPNDPSVTNSNVNISHPTSSSAPAPVKIATPSKTDPVQISESKEINKESDESDESDESDESSESQNSKEEGPSPPHLADVTKTPVQAAKDSIDASTSNPENKTELLSNTSVTSLTKAETGAPLKISEPEVTTASLATIISDVTFLPSLKLEPEVPLSSNIE from the coding sequence TTCCTGCTCCCTTTACTTGTAGCTGCCGGAATGACAGTTCCAATTCCGAACGATCCCAGCGTAACGAATTCCAACGTCAACATTAGTCATCCAACATCTAGTTCTGCTCCGGCTCCAGTCAAAATTGCTACGCCCTCTAAAACTGATCCTGTTCAGATTTCCGAATCCAAGGAAATTAATAAAGAATCTGACGAATCAGATGAATCAGATGAATCGGACGAATCGTCAGAatctcaaaattcaaaagaagaaggtccATCACCGCCACACCTCGCCGACGTAACCAAAACCCCCGTTCAAGCTGCCAAGGATTCCATCGATGCATCAACATCAAATCCGGAAAATAAAACCGAGCTCCTCTCCAACACTTCCGTGACTTCCCTGACTAAAGCTGAAACCGGCGCACCCTTAAAAATATCTGAACCTGAGGTCACTACTGCTTCTCTGGCCACAATAATAAGTGACGTAACCTTCTTACCTTCCTTAAAACTAGAGCCGGAAGTACCATTGTCTTCAAATATCGAATGA